From Buchnera aphidicola (Nurudea shiraii), the proteins below share one genomic window:
- a CDS encoding D-alanine--D-alanine ligase has translation MKEKIAVLFGGTSQERKISLLSGRNILKSLLKSKINAYPIDTKHYPITQLSNQEFKKAFLALHGNEGENGTIQGILQYLKIPYTGSKILSSAISIDKMKTKLLWKSINLPIVPYYFINIKKFQKISKNCLKHDVLKLNLPIIVKPNTGGSSIGVSLVNSYDYLYDACIKAFKYDNDILIEKFIYGQEYSVGILNNKILPSIRIHSKNTFYDYESKYKSQETQYFCPSGLEKQKEIKLSNIIKKAWKILGCVGWGRIDLIIDHNKKFWLLEINTCPGMTKHSLMPIASKEAGISFNELVLKILESTN, from the coding sequence ATGAAAGAAAAAATAGCAGTGTTATTTGGAGGAACGTCTCAAGAACGAAAGATTTCCTTATTATCTGGAAGAAACATATTAAAAAGCTTATTAAAATCTAAAATAAATGCATATCCTATAGATACAAAACATTATCCAATAACTCAATTATCCAATCAAGAATTTAAAAAAGCATTTCTTGCTCTTCACGGAAATGAAGGGGAAAATGGAACTATACAAGGAATTTTACAATATCTAAAAATTCCTTACACCGGAAGTAAAATCTTATCATCAGCTATTTCAATAGATAAAATGAAAACAAAACTATTATGGAAAAGTATTAATTTACCTATTGTACCTTATTATTTTATCAACATAAAAAAATTTCAAAAAATATCTAAAAACTGCCTTAAACATGATGTCTTAAAATTAAATTTACCTATCATTGTAAAACCTAACACGGGAGGATCTAGTATTGGAGTTTCATTAGTCAATTCATACGATTATTTATATGATGCATGTATAAAAGCATTTAAGTATGATAATGATATTTTAATTGAAAAATTTATATACGGTCAAGAATATTCCGTAGGGATTCTAAACAATAAAATTCTACCATCTATTCGCATACACTCAAAGAATACTTTTTATGATTATGAATCTAAATATAAGTCTCAAGAAACACAATATTTTTGCCCTAGCGGATTAGAAAAACAAAAAGAAATAAAACTTAGTAACATAATTAAAAAAGCATGGAAAATACTCGGATGCGTAGGATGGGGAAGAATTGATCTAATAATAGATCATAATAAAAAATTTTGGTTGCTAGAAATTAACACTTGCCCTGGTATGACTAAACATAGCTTAATGCCTATAGCTTCCAAAGAAGCTGGAATTTCCTTTAATGAATTAGTTTTGAAAATTTTAGAGTCAACTAATTAA
- the murC gene encoding UDP-N-acetylmuramate--L-alanine ligase gives MNDIIKNNKTYQFNLLTSKTHYITNIHFVGIGGIGMSGIAEILLKQGYNISGSDLVPTHITQKLISLGAKIFFNHSKKNVKNVHIVVTSSAISLSNPEIIKAKSLNIPIMSRGKMLSEIIRYKYGIAVSGTHGKTTTSSIIFSIFHNSFLDPTLITGGYLKELNNSIKLGKSPYYIVEADESDASLLYLKPIIAVITNINDDHLENYNGNFNNLKLTFIKFIQNLPNYGTAVICIDNKNIRNIMSLIKCNVITYGFSEDSDIKINKYKQNKFSSHFKIVKNNKQILKIILNIPGKHNALNAAAAIAVAIQTKISNTNIFTSLKNFKGVERRFELLGNVSINYPKNKKNKIIIIQDYGHHPNEILESINTARSGWPKKKLIMIFQPHKYTRTHYLFEDFIKILKKVDELFLLNLYSANENVILGSDSFALYKELYKHKKESVNLILEHKKMFKMLKSKLSGNDLLLIQGAGNINIIVKKHIIKNFNI, from the coding sequence ATGAATGATATTATAAAAAATAATAAAACATATCAATTTAATTTACTCACTTCTAAAACGCATTACATTACAAATATTCACTTTGTTGGAATTGGTGGGATAGGAATGAGTGGAATAGCTGAAATTTTACTAAAGCAGGGTTATAACATAAGCGGTTCCGATTTAGTACCTACTCATATTACACAAAAACTAATTAGTTTAGGAGCAAAAATATTTTTTAATCATTCTAAAAAAAATGTTAAAAATGTACATATTGTAGTAACATCTAGTGCAATATCACTTTCTAATCCTGAAATTATAAAAGCAAAATCTTTAAATATTCCTATAATGTCAAGAGGAAAAATGCTGTCAGAAATAATAAGATATAAATATGGAATAGCAGTATCTGGAACACATGGAAAAACTACTACTTCTTCAATTATATTTAGCATATTTCATAATAGTTTTCTAGATCCAACATTAATTACTGGAGGATATCTTAAAGAACTTAACAACAGCATAAAATTAGGAAAAAGTCCTTACTACATAGTAGAAGCAGATGAAAGTGATGCTTCACTACTATATTTAAAACCAATAATTGCTGTAATAACTAATATAAATGATGATCACCTAGAAAACTATAACGGAAACTTTAATAATTTAAAACTCACTTTCATTAAATTTATTCAAAATCTTCCAAATTACGGAACAGCAGTAATATGCATCGATAATAAAAATATTAGAAACATTATGTCATTAATAAAATGCAATGTCATTACTTACGGATTTAGCGAAGATTCAGATATAAAAATAAATAAATATAAACAAAACAAATTTTCTAGTCACTTTAAAATAGTAAAAAATAATAAGCAAATATTAAAAATAATTTTAAACATCCCCGGAAAACATAATGCCCTTAACGCAGCAGCAGCAATAGCTGTTGCTATTCAAACAAAAATTAGTAATACTAATATTTTTACGTCATTAAAAAATTTTAAAGGAGTTGAACGTAGATTTGAACTATTAGGAAATGTTTCAATAAATTATCCGAAAAACAAAAAAAACAAAATAATTATTATTCAAGATTATGGACACCATCCTAATGAAATTTTAGAAAGTATCAACACCGCTAGATCAGGATGGCCCAAAAAAAAGTTAATAATGATTTTTCAACCACATAAATATACAAGAACACATTATTTATTTGAAGATTTTATAAAAATTTTAAAGAAAGTAGATGAATTATTTTTATTAAATCTTTATTCTGCTAACGAAAATGTGATTTTAGGATCAGATAGTTTCGCTTTATACAAAGAATTATATAAACACAAAAAAGAGTCCGTTAATTTAATATTAGAACATAAAAAAATGTTTAAAATGTTAAAAAGTAAACTATCAGGAAACGATTTACTCTTGATACAAGGAGCAGGAAATATTAATATTATAGTAAAAAAACATATCATAAAAAATTTTAATATATAG
- the murG gene encoding undecaprenyldiphospho-muramoylpentapeptide beta-N-acetylglucosaminyltransferase, producing MKKKTIIIIAGGTCGHIFPGLIIAKKLIQKNWNVFWLGTRNRLESIIIPKNKIPIQFIDIDSIKKKFFSLIKFSFQVLRACYQSRCIIKCIKPNIILGMGGYISIPGGIISTLYRIPFLIHEQNRVAGLSNKFLSKLSTKTMQAFPGTISNAQTVGNPLRKEIINFSHSKNRFKNRTGPLRILVLGGSQGAQIFNSTLPEIAFSLKNKIIIWHQVGKNNKVETLRNYKKFKIFPYKLNSFIKNIEKAYSWADMVICRSGAITVSEIEYIGLPAIFIPYPHKDKHQYWNAYPLKLKGGAIIIEQNSFKSHKIVKILNNINRKIINKMSKKIHSKLTINSVKKIVKIINNIASISNNID from the coding sequence ATGAAAAAAAAAACAATTATTATTATAGCAGGTGGCACTTGTGGACATATTTTCCCTGGATTAATCATTGCTAAAAAATTAATACAAAAAAATTGGAATGTATTTTGGTTAGGAACAAGAAATAGACTTGAATCCATAATAATACCAAAAAATAAAATTCCAATTCAATTTATTGATATAGATTCAATAAAAAAAAAATTTTTTAGTTTAATTAAATTTTCTTTTCAAGTCCTTCGAGCTTGTTACCAATCTAGATGTATCATAAAATGCATCAAACCTAATATAATATTAGGAATGGGAGGATACATTTCCATTCCAGGAGGAATAATATCAACTTTATATAGAATACCATTTTTGATTCATGAACAAAACAGAGTAGCAGGTTTATCTAATAAGTTTTTATCAAAGCTATCTACTAAAACTATGCAAGCATTTCCAGGAACAATATCAAATGCACAAACAGTTGGAAATCCATTAAGAAAAGAAATAATCAATTTTTCTCATTCTAAAAATCGTTTCAAGAATAGAACAGGACCACTTAGAATACTAGTCTTAGGTGGAAGTCAAGGAGCTCAAATTTTTAATTCTACACTTCCTGAAATTGCTTTTTCTTTAAAAAATAAAATTATAATTTGGCACCAAGTAGGAAAAAACAATAAAGTTGAAACATTAAGAAATTATAAAAAATTTAAAATTTTTCCATATAAATTAAATTCTTTTATAAAAAATATAGAAAAAGCATATTCTTGGGCAGATATGGTTATTTGTCGTTCTGGTGCTATTACTGTAAGTGAAATCGAATATATTGGTTTACCTGCTATATTTATTCCCTATCCTCACAAAGATAAACATCAATATTGGAATGCTTATCCGTTAAAATTAAAAGGAGGAGCAATAATAATAGAACAAAATTCTTTTAAGAGTCATAAAATTGTTAAAATCTTAAACAATATAAATCGAAAAATAATTAATAAAATGTCAAAAAAAATACATTCAAAATTAACAATCAATTCTGTTAAAAAAATTGTTAAGATAATTAACAATATAGCTTCAATTTCCAATAATATTGACTAA
- the ftsW gene encoding cell division protein FtsW, translated as MKLKSSFSKINILKKNAKFKKQTVYDSKLVWCTICLLLTGLVMVTSSSISIANRIHGDLLFFAKKEILYLIIVLFLTNIFLQIPIRFWKVHSIKLFLISIISLLLVLIVSTPINGSLRWIGSSSIHIQPSEVSKIAILCYFSDYVSRKHHEIINSFWGFLKPIGIISIISILLLIEPDLGTVIIYFITILSLLFIIGAQIWKFIPIFVLGIVIIIVLTASIPYQNKRILSFWNPWKDPFGSGYQLTQSLMALGRGNIFGVGLGKSIQKLEYLPEAHTDFIFSIIGEELGYFGSCIILFMILFLAFRAIKIGKKALKNNNFFSGYFAFSIGIWFISQTLINISTTIGILPTKGLTLPLISYGGSSLVTISIAISILLRIDFETRMSKKIYQGSQ; from the coding sequence ATGAAATTAAAAAGTTCATTTTCAAAAATAAATATTCTTAAAAAAAACGCGAAATTCAAAAAACAAACTGTATACGATTCCAAATTAGTATGGTGTACTATTTGCTTATTACTAACTGGACTAGTTATGGTAACTTCCTCTTCAATTTCTATAGCTAATCGTATACATGGAGATTTATTATTTTTTGCTAAGAAAGAAATTCTATACCTAATAATAGTTTTATTTTTAACAAATATATTTCTTCAAATACCTATACGTTTTTGGAAAGTACACAGCATAAAACTTTTTCTAATTTCTATTATTTCTTTATTACTGGTTCTAATAGTAAGCACCCCTATTAATGGTTCTCTCAGATGGATTGGATCAAGTTCAATTCATATACAACCTTCGGAAGTGTCTAAAATAGCTATATTATGTTATTTTTCTGACTATGTATCTCGAAAACATCACGAAATTATTAATAGTTTTTGGGGATTCTTGAAACCCATAGGAATTATCTCTATTATATCTATATTGTTACTAATAGAACCCGATTTAGGGACAGTTATTATATATTTTATTACTATATTATCTTTACTATTTATTATTGGAGCACAAATTTGGAAATTCATTCCTATATTTGTATTAGGAATAGTAATTATTATTGTATTAACTGCCTCTATACCCTATCAAAATAAACGAATATTATCTTTTTGGAATCCTTGGAAAGATCCATTTGGATCAGGTTATCAATTAACACAATCATTAATGGCTCTAGGAAGAGGTAATATATTTGGAGTAGGGTTAGGAAAATCTATTCAAAAATTAGAGTATTTACCAGAAGCACATACTGATTTTATCTTTTCCATAATTGGAGAAGAACTAGGATATTTTGGATCTTGTATCATATTATTTATGATATTATTTCTTGCTTTTCGTGCAATAAAAATTGGAAAAAAAGCATTAAAAAATAATAATTTTTTTTCCGGATATTTTGCTTTTTCTATTGGAATCTGGTTTATTTCTCAAACTTTGATTAACATTAGTACTACTATTGGAATATTACCTACTAAAGGCTTAACCCTTCCTCTTATTAGTTATGGTGGATCTAGCTTAGTAACTATATCAATTGCAATTTCTATACTCTTACGTATTGATTTTGAAACACGAATGAGCAAAAAAATTTATCAAGGCTCTCAATGA
- the murD gene encoding UDP-N-acetylmuramoyl-L-alanine--D-glutamate ligase — protein MLILGMGLTGISCLKFFILKNIYPKILDFNKDPKYIQHVKNFKNIIYHVGSINYKWIQESELIIVSPGISLYHPAIIFAKLKGIEVIGDIELFVRETNTPIIAITGSNGKSTVATMVKDILKFSGIKVYLGGNIGLPVLNILNHSAEIYVIELSSFQLETVISLKARVATVLNISPDHMNRYPYGITEYIKQKLKIYNNAMFSVLNLDDNLSFNPKIKAYPHITFGTLKGDYHLKEKSGNYWLFYKSKKLLNTKHLKISGKQNYVNALSALSIVHKFKINIEISLKALKNFSGLPHRFQIICKRNDVTWINDSKSTNIGSTKSAIENILPYAKKKIRLILGGDGKSANFSLLIPYLKNKKIKIYCYGMSKNILFQLCPEKSIRLKTLNNTVYFIAKIVKPGDIVLLSPACSSLDQFSNFKERGNTFIKLIKELH, from the coding sequence ATATTAATATTAGGAATGGGATTAACAGGAATTTCTTGTTTAAAGTTCTTTATATTAAAAAACATATATCCAAAGATACTAGATTTTAATAAAGATCCTAAATATATTCAACATGTAAAAAACTTTAAAAATATAATATATCACGTTGGTTCAATAAATTATAAATGGATACAAGAATCCGAATTAATCATAGTTAGTCCTGGAATATCTCTATATCATCCAGCAATAATATTTGCAAAATTAAAAGGCATTGAAGTAATTGGAGATATTGAATTATTCGTAAGAGAAACCAATACTCCTATAATTGCCATTACTGGATCTAATGGTAAAAGCACAGTAGCAACAATGGTAAAAGATATATTAAAATTTTCTGGAATTAAAGTATACTTAGGCGGAAACATTGGACTACCCGTACTTAACATTCTTAATCACTCTGCAGAAATATATGTAATAGAATTATCTAGTTTTCAATTAGAAACCGTTATTAGCTTAAAAGCTAGAGTTGCAACCGTTCTTAATATTAGCCCAGATCACATGAATAGATATCCATACGGTATAACTGAGTATATCAAACAAAAATTAAAAATTTATAATAATGCTATGTTTTCTGTTTTAAATTTAGATGATAATTTATCTTTTAACCCTAAAATTAAAGCATATCCACATATTACATTCGGAACTCTTAAGGGTGACTACCACTTAAAAGAAAAGTCTGGAAATTATTGGTTGTTTTATAAATCTAAAAAGCTATTAAATACTAAACATTTAAAAATATCAGGTAAACAAAATTACGTTAATGCATTATCTGCACTATCAATTGTTCATAAGTTTAAAATAAACATTGAAATTAGCTTAAAAGCTTTGAAAAATTTTTCAGGACTACCTCATAGATTTCAAATAATATGTAAAAGAAATGATGTAACATGGATAAACGATTCTAAATCCACTAATATTGGAAGTACAAAATCAGCTATAGAAAACATTTTACCATACGCAAAAAAAAAGATTAGACTGATCTTAGGAGGAGATGGAAAATCAGCTAATTTTTCTTTATTAATACCTTATCTTAAGAATAAAAAAATAAAAATTTACTGTTATGGTATGAGCAAAAACATATTGTTTCAGTTATGTCCCGAAAAATCAATACGTTTAAAAACATTAAATAATACTGTATATTTTATAGCAAAAATAGTAAAACCTGGAGATATAGTGTTATTGTCTCCCGCTTGTAGTAGTTTAGATCAATTTTCTAATTTTAAAGAACGTGGAAATACTTTTATAAAATTAATAAAAGAGCTACATTAA
- the mraY gene encoding phospho-N-acetylmuramoyl-pentapeptide-transferase, with the protein MILLILKYFFYAYFKTHSNLIKRSIFSLLTALTSSLLLGPILINFLKKNKIYQVIRANGPKIHYTKKNVPTMGGFLILSSIIISIFLWADLSNIYIWNTLITLIGFGLIGLIDDYKKNYYQTSTGLSYKSKLILLSIMSIFSIILILSTTKNNFFIQLILPTKKYILINIKVIYIALLYFILLGSSNAVNLTDGLDGLAIVPIIFITTGLYFLSIISGNVNYLQNFNIIYTPNIDELAVFCSAIIGSGLGFLWFNTYPAKIFMGDIGSLSLGGTIGIIAILLHQEMIFFIMSGIFIIETLSVIIQVSYFKIKKKKIFKMTPIHHHYELEGCPEPRLIVRFWIISLIFTILGLDFILKVN; encoded by the coding sequence ATGATCTTACTAATTCTTAAATATTTTTTTTATGCATATTTTAAAACTCACTCGAACTTAATAAAACGTTCCATCTTTAGTCTATTAACAGCTCTTACTTCTTCTTTATTATTAGGACCCATTCTAATTAATTTCCTAAAAAAAAACAAAATTTATCAAGTTATTCGCGCTAACGGCCCAAAAATACATTATACAAAAAAAAACGTACCTACTATGGGGGGATTTCTAATATTATCTTCTATTATTATTTCTATCTTTTTATGGGCTGATTTGTCTAACATATATATATGGAATACACTTATAACGTTGATAGGATTTGGATTAATAGGGTTGATTGATGATTATAAAAAAAATTATTATCAAACATCAACAGGATTGTCATACAAATCGAAACTTATTCTTTTATCTATAATGTCTATTTTTTCTATTATTTTGATTCTTTCCACAACTAAAAATAATTTTTTTATTCAATTGATATTGCCAACTAAAAAATATATATTAATTAATATTAAAGTAATATATATTGCTTTACTATATTTTATATTGCTAGGATCTAGCAATGCGGTAAATTTAACAGATGGACTAGATGGACTAGCTATTGTTCCTATAATTTTTATAACTACAGGATTATACTTTTTATCAATTATTTCTGGAAATGTAAATTATTTACAAAATTTTAACATTATATACACACCTAACATTGATGAATTAGCAGTTTTTTGCTCTGCTATCATAGGATCTGGATTAGGATTTTTATGGTTTAATACCTATCCAGCAAAAATATTTATGGGGGATATTGGATCTTTATCTTTAGGAGGAACTATAGGAATAATAGCAATATTATTGCATCAAGAGATGATATTTTTCATTATGAGCGGAATATTCATTATTGAAACTCTATCAGTAATTATTCAAGTAAGTTATTTTAAAATTAAAAAGAAAAAAATATTTAAAATGACACCTATACATCATCATTATGAACTAGAAGGGTGTCCTGAACCAAGATTAATAGTGAGATTTTGGATAATTTCTTTAATATTTACAATATTAGGACTAGATTTCATACTTAAGGTCAATTAA
- a CDS encoding cyanophycin synthetase — protein sequence MSKISKISGRLEIIKINKNITIINDTYNANVASMIAAIKVLENMPGYTIFVSGDMSELGKMSILYHKIIGNVIYMSKINNVMSIGKLSLEISKNSQKGQHFYSFNMLIEKIIKKTLKHKKITILIKGSRSEKLEKVVKKLIQEYRNDLTNS from the coding sequence TTGTCTAAAATTTCTAAAATATCTGGACGACTAGAAATAATTAAAATAAATAAAAATATAACTATTATTAATGATACTTATAATGCTAACGTTGCATCCATGATTGCAGCAATTAAAGTTTTAGAAAATATGCCAGGTTATACAATTTTTGTTTCTGGAGATATGTCTGAACTAGGTAAGATGAGTATCTTATATCACAAAATAATCGGGAATGTTATTTATATGTCTAAAATAAATAATGTCATGAGTATTGGGAAATTAAGTCTAGAAATAAGTAAAAATAGCCAGAAAGGACAACATTTTTATTCTTTTAATATGCTAATAGAAAAAATAATAAAAAAAACATTAAAACACAAAAAAATAACAATTTTAATAAAAGGATCAAGGAGTGAAAAATTAGAAAAAGTAGTTAAAAAATTAATTCAGGAGTACCGAAATGATCTTACTAATTCTTAA